Proteins from a genomic interval of Cyclopterus lumpus isolate fCycLum1 chromosome 18, fCycLum1.pri, whole genome shotgun sequence:
- the phka1a gene encoding phosphorylase b kinase regulatory subunit alpha, skeletal muscle isoform — protein MRSRSNSGVKLDNYARMVQQTILRHQDPVTGLLPGSADQPHSWVRDNVYCVLSVWALSLAYRKNADRDEDKAKAYELEQSVVKLMRGILQGIMRQLDKVEKFKYSRSTSDSLHAKYNTRTCAPVVGDDEWGHLQVDATSLFLLFLAQMTASGLHIVYTQDEVDVVQNLMFYIETAYKVADYGMWERGDKTNQGITEINASSIGMAKAALEALDDLNLFGAKGGPGSVVHALADDIQHCQSILTSMLPRASMSKEVDAGVLAIISYPAFAVDDISIVNATKEEIISKLQGRYGCCRFLRDGHKTPKEDPNRLYYESAELKLFENIECEWPLFWTYLILDGIFINSPEQVQEYQEALEGILIKQKDGLQLVPELYSVPPDKVEEEYMNPHSVERVPLGKCPLKWGQSLYILGNLLSEGFLAPGEIDPLNRRFSTVPKPDVVVQVSILAETEEIKELLLKNGVAVETVADIHPIHVQPSRVLSHIYARLGRNPRLGLTGRPYRRIGVLGTSKFYTIRNTIFSFTPQFIDHQQFYLALDNKMIVEMLRTEIAYLASRWRMTGRPTVTFPVSQTMLTEDHTDLDPAVLATLRKLQDGYYGGARIQTGKLSEFLTTSCFAHLSFLDGKGSGSMSRHVDDDDDDDDEGDADGYVHELRCDDEADDLAQYLDHLLAHAAPKKPKQPAGGLGRFKAAATKTKDMVSLKNKAQDLGVHNFNMYLPNKLFRSPQPSLDLNLPDSSAPPEPRAPEATSSIDGGVPRDGAGGVNYGALVHLLKDTQSLQAQADILYILFKDKGMDWDTRLHGNGSTVRSLLSDLYEKAGELKHWSLIRMISGMLRKKVEELDSACSDLLAHQKHLTVGLPPEPREKTISAPIPPDQLAALIDEASGNNISVAILTQEIMVYLAMCIRTQPSLFSEMFRLRIGLIIQVMATELAQSLNCSGEEATESLMSLGPSELKNLLHHILSGKEFGVQRSVRELDVGVSPAISIHHLGNVGATKSERAGISKLKSDMKMGVRSQSLDVQTFESGRHRTQSIESLDIPEFLPVATDTRHGQWLRRRRLDGALNRVPVGFYQKVWRILQKCHGLSIEGFVLPSSTTREMTPREIKFSVHVETVLNRVPQPEYRQLLVEAILVLTMLADVDIPSIGSIIHVEKIVQLANDMFHKDQRDLGAEERMLERDPSTGVCRLLYDSAPSGRFGTMTYLTKAVAAYVQDFLPAGSCAVQ, from the exons atgaggagcaggagcaaCTCCGGGGTTAAGCTGGACAACTATGCCCGCATGGTGCAGCAGACGATCCTCAgacaccag GATCCAGTAACGGGTCTTCTGCCGGGCAGCGCGGATCAGCCTCACTCCTGGGTCAGAGACAACGTGTACTGCGTCCTGTCCGTGTGGGCCCTCAGTCTGGCCTACAGGAAGAACGCCGACCGGGACGAGGACAAGGCCAAGGCCTACGAGctggagcag AGTGTGGTGAAGCTGATGAGAGGCATCCTTCAGGGCATCATGAGGCAG CTGGATAAGGTGGAGAAGTTTAAATACAGCCGCAGCACCTCCGACTCGCTCCACGCCAAGTACAACACCAGGACCTGCGCTCCGGTCGTCGGGGACGACGAGTGGGGTCACCTGCAGGTCGACGCCACCTCGCTGTTCCTGCTCTTCCTCGCCCAGATGACCGCGTCAg gtctcCACATCGTCTACACTCAGGATGAGGTCGACGTCGTTCAGAACCTGATGTTCTACATTGAGACGGCCTACAAAGTGGCC GATTATGGGATGTGGGAGAGAGGGGACAAAACCAACCAGGGCATCACTGAGATCAACGCCAGCTCTATCGGCATGgccaag GCGGCTCTGGAGGCTTTGGACGACCTCAACTTGTTTGGAGCGAAAGGCGGACCGGGATCAGTGGTGCACGCTTTGGCTGACGACATCCAGCACtgccag tCCATCCTCACGTCCATGTTGCCCAGAGCCTCCATGTCTAAAGAGGTGGACGCCGGCGTCCTCGCCATCATCTCGTATCCCGCCTTCGCCGTGGACGACATCAGCATCGTCAACGCCACCAAGGAGGAGATCATCTCCAAGCTGCAG GGTCGATACGGCTGCTGCCGGTTCCTCAGGGACGGACACAAAACACCCAAAGAG GATCCAAACCGACTTTATTACGAGTCGGCCGAACTGAAGCTGTTCGAGAACATCGAGTGCGAGTGGCCGCTGTTCTGGACCTACCTCATCCTGGACGGCATCTTCATCAACAGCCCCGAGCAG GTGCAGGAGTACCAGGAGGCTCTGGAGGGCATCCTCATCAAACAGAAAGACGGTCTTCAGCTGGTGCCGGAGCTCTACAGTGTCCCCCCAGACAag gtggaggaggagtacaTGAACCCCCACTCTGTGGAGAGGGTCCCGCTGGGTAAATGTCCCCTGAAATGGGGCCAGTCTCTGTACATCCTGGGGAACCTGCTGTCCGAG ggATTTCTCGCCCCCGGAGAGATCGACCCCCTCAAccgccgcttttccaccgtccCCAAGCCCGACGTGGTGGTCCAGG TGTCGATCCTGGCCGAGACGGAGGAGATCaaagagctgctgctgaagaacGGCGTCGCCGTGGAGACCGTCGCCGACATCCACCCCATCCACGTGCAGCCCTCCCGAGTGCTCAGCCACATCTACGCCCGACTCG GTCGCAACCCCAGACTGGGTCTGACGGGGCGGCCCTACCGGAGGATCGGGGTCCTGGGGACCTCCAAGTTCTACACCATCAGGAACaccatcttctccttcacccCGCAG TTCATCGACCATCAGCAGTTCTATTTGGCGCTGGACAACAAGATGATCGTTGAGATGTTGCGGACGGAGATCGCCTACCTGGCGTCCAGGTGGAGGATGACCGGGAGGCCGACCGTCACCTTCCCCGTCTCTCAGACGATGCTGa CTGAAGACCACACGGACCTGGACCCGGCGGTGTTGGCGACActgaggaagctgcaggacGGATATTACGGAGGAGCGCG gatCCAGACCGGGAAGCTGTCGGAGTTCttgaccacttcctgtttcgcTCACCTGAGCTTCCTGGACGGTAAGGGTTCTGGCAGCATGAGCCGCCACgtcgatgatgacgatgatgacgatgatgagggTGACGCCGATGGATACGTGCATGAGTTACGTTGTGATGAtg AGGCCGACGACCTCGCCCAGTACCTGGACCACCTGTTGGCTCACGCCGCCCCCAAGAAGCCCAAGCAGCCGGCGGGCGGTCTGGGCCGGTTCAAGGCCGCGGCCACCAAAACCAAGGACATGGTGTCTCTGAAGAACAAGGCCCAGGACCTCGGCGTGCACA ACTTCAACATGTACCTGCCCAACAAGCTGTTCCGCTCGCCGCAGCCCTCCCTCGACCTGAACCTGCCAGACTCCTCGGCGCCGCCAGAACCTCGG GCTCCGGAGGCGACGTCCTCAATAGACGGCGGCGTCCCCAGAGACGGCGCCGGCGGCGTCAACTACGGCGCGTTGGTCCATCTGCTGAAAGACACGCAGAGCCTCCAGGCGCAGGCCGACATCCTCTACATCCTCTTCAAAGACAA GGGCATGGACTGGGACACCCGTCTCCACGGCAACGGCTCCACGGTGAGATCTCTGCTGTCCGACCTCTACGAGAAGGCGGGCGAGCTCAAACACTGGAGCCTCATCAGGATGATCTCCGGCATGCTGaggaagaaggtggaggagctCGACTCG GCCTGCTCTGATTTGCTGGCGCATCAGAAGCACCTGACGGTGGGCCTGCCCCCTGAGCCCAGGGAGAAAACCATCTCCGCTCCGATACCTCCGGACCAGCTGGCCGCCCTCATCGACGAGGCCAGCGGCAACAACATCAGCGTGGCCATACTCACTCAG GAGATCATGGTGTACCTGGCGATGTGCATCAGGACTCAGCCCAGCCTCTTCAGCGAGATGTTCAGGCTCCGGATTGGTCTCATCATCCAGGTGATGGCCACCGAGCTGGCCCAGTCACTCAACTGCTCAG gggaggAGGCCACAGAGAGTCTGATGAGTCTCGGTCCGTCCGAGCTGAAGaacctcctccatcacatccTCAGTGGGAAAGAGTTCGGCGTGCAGCGCAGCG TTAGAGAGCTGGATGTCGGCGTCAGTCCCGCCATCTCCATCCATCACCTTGGCAACGTGGGCGCCACCAAGAGCGAGAGAGCCGGCATCAGCAAGCTGAAGAGCGACATGAAGATg GGCGTGCGGTCGCAGTCGCTCGACGTACAAACCTTCGAATCCGGG AGGCACAGGACGCAGTCCATAGAATCTCTGGACATTCCGGAGTTCCTGCCGGTCGCCACGGATACGAGACACGGCCAATGGCTGCGCAGGAGGCGCCTGGACGGAGCGCTGAACCGGGTCCCCGTCGGCTTCTACCAGAAGGTCTGGAGGATCCTGCAGAag TGCCACGGTTTGTCCATCGAAGGGTTCGTCCTCCCGTCCTCGACCACCAGAGAG ATGACGCCGAGGGAGATCAAGTTCTCGGTCCACGTGGAGACGGTCCTGAACCGCGTCCCCCAGCCCGAGTACCGGCAGCTGCTGGTGGAGGCCATCCTGGTGCTCACCATGCTGGCCGACGTGGACATCCCGAGCATCGGCTCCATCATCCACGTGGAGAAGATCGTCCAGCTGGCCAACGACATGTTCCACAAGGACCAG agggaCCTGGGAGCCGAGGAGCGCATGCTGGAGCGGGACCCGTCCACGGGCGTGTGCCGGCTGCTGTACGACAGCGCCCCCAGTGGCCGCTTCGGGACCATGACCTACCTCACCAAGGCCGTGGCGGCGTACGTGCAGGACTTCCTGCCCGCCGGGTCGTGTGCGGTGCAGTGA
- the hdac8 gene encoding histone deacetylase 8 isoform X2 — MSRRGDSDGDGSGKRKVAYVYSREYIETCDSLSKVPNRASMVHSLIEAYGLLEHVSTVKPQPASIEDMAKFHTDSYLEHLHKISQDGDNDDPQSVDYGLGYDCPVVEGIYDYAAAVGGATLTAAQCLLDQKCEVAINWAGGWHHAKKDEASGFCYVNDAVLGILKLRERYERVLYVDVDLHHGDGVEDAFSFTSKVMTVSLHKFSPGFFPGTGDVCDTGLGKGRWYAVNVPLEDGIKDDRYFQIFTSVMQEVRAQFNPEAVVMQLGADTMAGDPMCSFNMTPVGVGQCLQHVLEWQLPTLLLGGGGYNLANTARCWTYLTAAVLGKTLSSEIPDHERPMALNSL, encoded by the exons ATGAGTCGCAGAGGAGACAGCGATGGCGACGGCTCCGGGAAGCGGAAGGTCGCGTACGTGTACAGCCGGGAGTACATCGAGACTTGCGACAGTTTATCCAAAGTGCCGAACCGG GCGAGTATGGTCCACTCGCTGATAGAAGCCTACGGACTCCTGGAGCACGTGAG cACCGTCAAACCTCAGCCGGCCTCCATCGAGGACATGGCCAAGTTCCATACAGACTCGTACCTGGAGCACCTCCACAAGATCAGCCAGGACGGAGACAACGACGACCCGCAGTCGGTCGACTACGGCCTGG GTTATGACTGTCCAGTGGTGGAGGGGATTTATGACTACGCGGCAGCAGTAGGGGGCGCCACACTGACAGCAGCCCAGTGTCTGCTGGACCAAAAGTGTGAAGTGGCTATCAACTGGGCAGGAGGGTGGCACCATGCCAAGAA GGACGAGGCGTCGGGTTTCTGTTACGTGAACGACGCTGTGCTGGGAATCCTCAAACTGAGGGAGAGGTACGAGAGAGTCCTCTACGTGGACGTGGACCTGCATCACGGAGACG GTGTGGAAGATGCCTTCAGCTTCACATCCAAAGTCATGACCGTCTCCCTGCACAAGTTCTCTCCTGGATTCTTCCCAG gtacGGGTGACGTGTGTGACACAGGACTGGGTAAAGGCCGGTGGTATGCCGTGAACGTCCCGCTGGAGGACGGCATCAAGGACGACAGATACTTCCAGATCTTtacaag CGTGATGCAGGAGGTGCGCGCGCAGTTCAACCCGGAGGCGGTGGTGATGCAGCTGGGGGCCGACACCATGGCGGGGGACCCCATGTGCTCCTTCAACATGACCCCAGTGGGGGTGGGCCAGTGTCTGCAGCACGTCTTGGAGTGGCAGCTACCGACACTGCTGctgggaggag GCGGTTACAACCTGGCTAACACGGCTCGCTGTTGGACCTACCTGACGGCGGCGGTGCTCGGAAAGACCCTCTCCTCTGAGATACCGGACCACGAG CGTCCAATGGCCCTAAATAGCCTTTGA